In Gopherus flavomarginatus isolate rGopFla2 chromosome 5, rGopFla2.mat.asm, whole genome shotgun sequence, one DNA window encodes the following:
- the LOC127051486 gene encoding LOW QUALITY PROTEIN: olfactory receptor 9G4-like (The sequence of the model RefSeq protein was modified relative to this genomic sequence to represent the inferred CDS: substituted 1 base at 1 genomic stop codon), producing the protein MEEGSNHTLVTRFTLVGFTTEPHLRMALFVLFLISYSLTLTGNQGLMTLIFLDPRLQTPMYFFVGSLSFLDIWYFSVYTPRILSDSITKSKVMSYAGCGAQFFFSAGLAYSECFLLAAMAYDRYVAICNQLLYASSMSRKLCFQLVASSYAAGFANAIMHTGNTFHLRFCGDITINHYFFDAPPLVKMACDDTRVYKLILATVIGCNVVATTALILGSYKAIEVTILRIHLASGXCKAFSTCSAHLVSVTLFYGSILFMYSRPSSQHTPEWDKVGASFYTVVNPLVNPMIYSLHNKDVKEALRKPLEEPQHPSE; encoded by the coding sequence atggaggagggaagcaaccacACCCTGGTGACACGGTTCACCCTTGTGGGTTTCACAACAGAGCCACATCTGCGGATGGCCCTCTTTGTGCTCTTCCTCATCTCCTACAGCCTGACACTTACAGGGAATCAGGGACTTATGACATTGATCTTCCTGGACCCGCGCCTACAAACTCCCATGTACTtctttgtgggcagcctctcctTCCTGGATATCTGGTACTTCTCAGTCTACACCCCCCGGATCCTGTCTGACAGCATCACCAAGAGCAAGGTCATGTCCTATGCCGGCTGTGGTGCCCAGTTCTTCTTCTCTGCTGGCTTGGCCTATAGTGAGTGCTTCCTGCTGGCTGCTATGGCCTATGaccgctatgtggccatctgcaaCCAGCTGCTTTATGCCTCCTCCATGTCCAGGAAGCTCTGCTTCCAGCTAGTGGCCAGCTCCTATGCAGCTGGCTTTGCCAACGCCATCATGCACACAGGTAACACCTTCCACCTGCGTTTCTGCGGGGACATCACCATCAATCACTATTTCTTTGATGCGCCACCACTGGTGAAGATGGCTTGTGATGACACCCGGGTCTATAAGCTCATCCTGGCCACTGTTATTGGCTGCAACGTAGTGGCTACCACCGCTCTCATCCTGGGCTCCTACAAAGCCATTGAGGTGACCATCTTGCGCATCCACTTGGCCAGTGGCTAGTGcaaggccttctccacctgctctgCCCATCTAGTCTCTGTCACCCTCTTCTATGGCTCCATCCTTTTCATGTACTCACGGCCCAGCTCCCAGCATACTCCAGAGTGGGACAAAGTGGGTGCTTCGTTTTACACTGTGGTCAACCCTCTGGTCAACCCCATGATCTACAGCCTGCACAACAAGGATGTGAAGGAGGCACTGAGAAAGCCTTTGGAAGAACCACAGCACCCAAGTGAATGA